The DNA sequence AAGCATATAGGTAAGACTTTTTAAAGAGGAAAAATTTTCAAGACTCAGTAATGATTTTCCGAGAAGGCCAAGCAACTACAAAAAATATCTATACTTTACCCAAGAAAAATAAGGAGTTAGCCAATTCCTATTTATGCTCAATCTGCACTTTATGAGGGGGGATAAAAAAGAGAAGTGTTGGCTTATCTGCGTCAAAATCCACTTGTAACAGTAAGGGATAAGTTTAAAGGAAAATCAGATAGGCATTGAGAAGAGCGATATATTTAGTGATAGGTAATAAGAGATAGACGGATTTTAAACGAATGTCAAGCGTCAGTTCGTTTAGAAAATATCGAAGCAGTGGTAGCTGGATTAACCAGTTTAGGGATTGGATCCCTCTCCATTCGGACAGATGATTTCACCGGAGAAAAAATGACCTTTTTCTTCCTTGACGTTTTATTTAAGATAATATATACTTGTATCACTAACAAGAACAATTGCTCGCTAAACGATATACTGTTCTTCTGGGATTGAACCCGCCTAGACTCCTGTGAAAAACTCATCTTGCTTTAAGCGGTGTGACTTTTCGTCCGGTTTCCTATTTCTCTTTGGAGTGCTTAAAGGCTTAGTATCTTACTTACTTATTTGAAAGGAGTATTATGGACACAAAATTTTCAGTTGCGTTGCATATCTTAACAATGATTAGTGAGAGTAAAGAAAATCTCTCTTCACAGGCTTTAGCAACCAGTGTCGGAACCAATGCCAGCTATATCCGAAAGGTCATTGCTCTGTTGAAAAATGCAGAGCTCATCACATCGCATCAGGGTAAGGTCGGTTATGAGTTGACCAAGAACTCGGCGGACATCAGTCTGCTTGATATCTACTATGCGACACAAGAAGTGGCTCAGGTCAAGCTTTTTCAGGTCCACCAACATGCTAATCTGGAGTGCCCTGTTGGTAAGCATATCGAAGGGGCGATCAGCCCAGTCTTCCAACAGGCGGAGAATCAACTAGCTCAGGAGCTAGCTGATCAAAGTCTGGCAGATGTCATTGCAAACCTCTATAAACAAGCCAGTTTAGCCAAGTGACGCGCTTGGTTAATAATTTAGAT is a window from the Streptococcus criceti HS-6 genome containing:
- a CDS encoding Rrf2 family transcriptional regulator, which gives rise to MDTKFSVALHILTMISESKENLSSQALATSVGTNASYIRKVIALLKNAELITSHQGKVGYELTKNSADISLLDIYYATQEVAQVKLFQVHQHANLECPVGKHIEGAISPVFQQAENQLAQELADQSLADVIANLYKQASLAK